One genomic segment of Amycolatopsis sp. WQ 127309 includes these proteins:
- a CDS encoding zinc-binding dehydrogenase, whose protein sequence is MTGLTVLVQGGAGAVGNAAVQLARWSGATVVTTVSSATKESLAKAAGAHHVIDYRQGDAESAVRAAAPDGVDLVVEVAPAQNNALDLAVVKTGGTVSIYAKHGGDEYTVPILDTYFKNLRYQYLVLCSLHAEAVARAASDVTAAIATGGFRIGESGLPIHHFPLVEAAVAQDAVERGAVGKVLWT, encoded by the coding sequence ATGACCGGACTGACGGTCCTGGTGCAGGGCGGTGCGGGCGCGGTCGGCAACGCCGCAGTCCAGTTGGCGCGCTGGTCGGGCGCAACCGTCGTCACAACAGTGAGTTCCGCAACGAAGGAGTCGTTGGCAAAGGCCGCTGGTGCTCACCACGTGATCGACTATCGGCAAGGCGACGCCGAGAGCGCGGTACGCGCGGCCGCGCCCGACGGCGTGGACTTGGTGGTGGAGGTCGCGCCAGCCCAGAACAACGCACTGGACCTTGCTGTCGTGAAAACCGGCGGAACCGTATCGATCTACGCCAAGCACGGGGGCGACGAATACACGGTGCCCATTTTGGACACCTATTTCAAGAACCTCCGATATCAGTACCTCGTCTTGTGCTCCCTGCACGCCGAGGCGGTGGCGCGGGCGGCGAGTGACGTGACGGCGGCCATCGCCACTGGTGGCTTCCGCATCGGTGAGTCTGGGCTTCCGATCCACCACTTTCCTCTCGTAGAAGCTGCGGTGGCGCAGGACGCGGTCGAACGGGGAGCGGTTGGCAAAGTCCTTTGGACATAG
- a CDS encoding LysM peptidoglycan-binding domain-containing protein: MTPVPLPITGSSGSTLQQVTRLTLGSSGDFVTFPFNPGKVSVDRSASTQSAANLAGTSEDTVRQSVKLTIQLSEIKLYGKDCQTTVQKLLSWTVPYADSTPRLDSLNINQLARDFVGPLTQDLSSLVTRGGAGNSDSASKSTGGTGSGEAKVDFRLPVLDLLWGEALNHQVTLEKVGVVYDQISPAGTPVVATVDLKLREYSPTMPLTNPTSGGLPGRGRHTVVAGDDLVRLAHRTYGSPKAWRAVALANGLDDPLRLGPGRRLFLPSTAELDHVETP; the protein is encoded by the coding sequence ATGACCCCGGTTCCCCTGCCGATCACCGGCTCCTCCGGCAGCACCCTGCAGCAGGTCACCCGGCTCACCCTGGGCTCCTCCGGCGACTTCGTGACCTTCCCGTTCAACCCGGGCAAGGTCTCGGTCGACCGGTCGGCCTCCACGCAGAGCGCGGCGAACCTGGCCGGCACCTCCGAGGACACCGTGCGCCAGAGCGTCAAGCTGACCATCCAGCTCTCGGAGATCAAGCTCTACGGCAAGGACTGCCAGACGACCGTGCAGAAGCTGCTGTCCTGGACCGTGCCCTACGCCGATTCGACGCCGCGGCTGGACAGCCTGAACATCAACCAGCTGGCCAGGGACTTCGTCGGGCCGCTGACCCAGGACCTGTCGAGCCTGGTGACGCGGGGCGGGGCGGGCAACAGCGACAGCGCGTCGAAGTCCACCGGCGGCACGGGCTCCGGCGAGGCGAAGGTCGACTTCCGGCTGCCGGTGCTGGACCTGCTCTGGGGCGAGGCGCTCAACCACCAGGTCACCCTGGAGAAGGTCGGCGTGGTCTACGACCAGATCTCCCCGGCCGGCACGCCGGTCGTGGCGACGGTGGACCTGAAGCTGCGGGAGTACAGCCCGACGATGCCGCTGACCAACCCGACCTCCGGCGGGCTGCCCGGCCGGGGCCGGCACACCGTGGTCGCGGGGGACGACCTGGTCCGCCTCGCCCACCGGACGTACGGCTCGCCCAAGGCCTGGCGGGCCGTCGCGCTGGCCAACGGCCTCGACGACCCGCTGCGCCTCGGCCCCGGCCGACGGCTGTTCCTGCCCAGCACCGCCGAACTGGACCACGTGGAGACGCCATGA
- a CDS encoding NmrA family NAD(P)-binding protein: MTVLITTAGKVGSEAARLLAERGERVRVLVRDPGKAAALADAGVEVVAGDLGVPETVDAAMRGVSSVVLVSPAVPEQELGVIRSAVRAGAGHVVKVTSKASADSPIARRRGQAEIEDGLIASGLSYTLLRNNAYMQNFFMSAPSIVKESSFGSAAGEGRLGMIDARDVAAVAAEIAVTPAGHAGKTYWPTGPESISFADAAVVLSKVLGRPIAFEPLTVEEQTRALVEVGLPAGLAAMNAQAVGLFAEGDCDYLTDDVPSILGRPARGFEKFVTDHIEVFS; the protein is encoded by the coding sequence GTGACGGTATTGATCACGACCGCGGGCAAGGTGGGCTCGGAAGCGGCGCGGCTGCTGGCCGAGCGGGGAGAACGGGTCCGGGTCCTGGTCCGCGACCCCGGGAAGGCTGCCGCACTGGCAGACGCAGGCGTGGAGGTGGTCGCCGGTGACCTCGGCGTTCCGGAGACAGTCGATGCGGCGATGCGCGGGGTCTCGTCGGTGGTGCTGGTCAGCCCGGCGGTCCCCGAGCAGGAGCTGGGCGTGATCAGGAGCGCGGTCCGGGCGGGCGCCGGGCACGTGGTGAAGGTGACCAGCAAGGCGTCGGCGGATTCGCCGATCGCCCGGCGACGCGGTCAAGCGGAGATCGAGGACGGGCTGATCGCGTCCGGACTGAGCTACACCCTGCTGCGCAACAACGCCTACATGCAGAACTTCTTCATGTCGGCTCCGTCGATCGTGAAGGAGAGCAGCTTCGGGTCGGCGGCCGGCGAGGGCCGTCTCGGGATGATCGACGCGCGGGATGTCGCCGCCGTCGCCGCGGAGATCGCGGTCACTCCGGCTGGGCACGCGGGCAAGACGTACTGGCCGACCGGGCCCGAGTCGATCTCGTTCGCCGACGCCGCGGTGGTCCTCTCGAAGGTGCTCGGGCGGCCGATCGCGTTCGAGCCGCTGACGGTCGAGGAACAGACACGGGCGCTGGTCGAGGTCGGCTTGCCGGCGGGACTGGCGGCGATGAACGCGCAAGCGGTGGGGTTGTTCGCCGAGGGCGACTGCGACTACCTCACCGACGACGTGCCGTCGATCCTCGGCCGGCCGGCGCGCGGCTTCGAGAAGTTCGTCACCGATCACATCGAGGTGTTCTCGTGA
- a CDS encoding discoidin domain-containing protein, with translation MPAAAAASSGASGPAAPPAPPRSAAAAATPPPATGAPVAVVVSAEGAERAALVAALAQPVVGRALAAEQEPPELLPQPVQIKTRAIVKSKPTRRLELGDLVCGVCGEGNVPSRHFCSRCGESLDRAAVVRPVWWRRLLAKLKRRPKAYQIGTRPGQKGTGGHRKWLTYSAFRKVRVVFGIALLLLGLGYAFYPPMRNTVVDNISALYRKVTPQLEPVHPVTVTSTTMITGHPPGAAADTYTDTYWATPWDSRKHPRITFTFGETRLLRNIILYSGAHDAFVADARPSILKVTLSNGVTENLLPQDVAGQQTLSMKNTTLVNSATIEVAEIFDGQSSQNVAMSEIEFFALQ, from the coding sequence GTGCCCGCTGCCGCCGCCGCGTCGTCCGGTGCGTCCGGCCCGGCCGCGCCTCCCGCTCCGCCGCGTTCCGCCGCGGCGGCAGCGACACCGCCGCCCGCGACGGGGGCGCCGGTCGCCGTTGTCGTGTCGGCGGAGGGGGCCGAGCGGGCCGCTCTGGTCGCCGCGCTGGCACAGCCCGTGGTGGGTCGGGCGCTGGCCGCCGAGCAGGAACCGCCCGAGCTGCTGCCGCAGCCCGTGCAGATCAAGACCCGGGCCATCGTCAAGTCCAAACCGACACGACGGCTGGAACTCGGGGACCTGGTCTGCGGGGTCTGCGGCGAGGGCAACGTGCCGAGCCGGCACTTCTGCAGCAGGTGCGGCGAGTCCCTGGACCGGGCCGCGGTGGTCCGGCCCGTCTGGTGGCGGCGGCTGCTCGCGAAGCTGAAGCGGCGTCCGAAGGCTTACCAGATCGGCACCCGGCCCGGGCAGAAGGGCACCGGTGGACATCGCAAGTGGCTGACGTACTCGGCGTTCCGCAAGGTGCGCGTGGTGTTCGGCATCGCGTTGCTGCTGCTCGGGCTGGGGTACGCGTTCTACCCGCCGATGCGCAACACCGTGGTGGACAACATCTCCGCGCTCTACCGCAAGGTGACTCCGCAGCTGGAACCGGTGCACCCGGTGACCGTGACCTCGACGACGATGATCACCGGGCACCCGCCCGGGGCGGCCGCCGACACCTACACCGACACCTACTGGGCCACGCCGTGGGACTCGCGCAAGCACCCGCGGATCACCTTCACCTTCGGGGAGACCCGGTTGCTGCGCAACATCATCCTCTACTCCGGGGCCCACGACGCCTTCGTGGCGGACGCGCGGCCGTCGATCCTCAAGGTGACGCTGTCCAACGGCGTCACGGAAAACCTGCTGCCGCAGGACGTGGCGGGCCAGCAGACGCTGTCGATGAAGAACACCACGCTGGTCAACTCGGCGACGATCGAGGTGGCGGAGATCTTCGACGGGCAGAGCAGCCAGAACGTCGCGATGTCGGAGATCGAGTTCTTCGCGCTGCAGTGA
- a CDS encoding phage tail protein, with amino-acid sequence MGFKDIAKNAAYHEAASLLGLSPGISHHFVVNVMNGPYDFGTWSKVSGLSVNWDVCEYRTGSTGNGCWVFPGNTKYERVKLSRAACFDSQTVQEWLAETSRSVTPLSGAIVMCDSRNLPILSWDLKQFFPCGWAITDFEAGSASHVAIETLTIAHTGFLGDEVMA; translated from the coding sequence ATGGGTTTCAAGGACATCGCCAAGAACGCGGCCTACCACGAAGCCGCCAGCCTGCTGGGCCTGTCCCCGGGCATCTCGCACCACTTCGTGGTCAACGTCATGAACGGGCCCTACGACTTCGGCACGTGGTCCAAGGTCTCGGGCCTGAGCGTGAACTGGGACGTCTGCGAGTACCGCACCGGCAGCACCGGCAACGGCTGCTGGGTGTTCCCCGGCAACACCAAGTACGAACGCGTGAAGCTCAGCCGGGCGGCCTGCTTCGACTCCCAGACCGTGCAGGAGTGGCTGGCCGAGACCTCGCGCAGCGTGACCCCGCTCAGCGGCGCGATCGTCATGTGCGACTCGCGCAACCTGCCGATCCTGTCCTGGGACCTCAAGCAGTTCTTCCCGTGCGGCTGGGCGATCACCGACTTCGAAGCGGGCTCGGCCTCCCACGTGGCGATCGAGACCCTGACGATCGCGCACACCGGGTTCCTCGGCGACGAGGTCATGGCATGA
- a CDS encoding TetR/AcrR family transcriptional regulator, with product MTSPGLRERKKARTRRLIADTAARLFAEHGYEHVSVSDVAREAEVAEQTVYNYFRTKEQLVTDREEQIRQRLCDLVRDRPAGTSPAAAVRGFVLESVAGIRRIPAELWRGELGHLAAISPAVHRLALELTDRQAAALAEAITDTGTASSEVAELQGIALAGVFRIIIVEAGRRTVEGQCQEAIADALYPMIENVLDELDHWFTTPRPPATT from the coding sequence ATGACGAGTCCCGGACTTCGCGAGCGCAAGAAAGCGCGTACCCGCAGGCTCATCGCCGACACGGCGGCCCGGCTGTTCGCCGAGCACGGTTACGAGCACGTGTCGGTCAGCGACGTGGCGCGCGAAGCCGAAGTCGCCGAGCAGACCGTCTACAACTACTTCCGGACCAAGGAACAGCTGGTCACCGACCGGGAGGAGCAGATCCGGCAGCGGCTGTGCGACCTCGTCCGCGACCGGCCGGCCGGCACGAGCCCGGCGGCCGCCGTCCGCGGCTTCGTCCTCGAGTCCGTCGCCGGGATCCGGCGCATCCCGGCGGAGCTCTGGCGGGGAGAGCTCGGTCACCTCGCGGCCATCAGCCCGGCCGTCCACCGGCTGGCCCTGGAACTGACCGACCGCCAGGCCGCCGCGCTCGCCGAAGCCATCACCGACACCGGTACCGCCTCATCGGAAGTCGCCGAGCTGCAGGGGATCGCGCTGGCCGGGGTGTTCCGGATCATCATCGTCGAGGCCGGCCGGCGCACCGTCGAAGGGCAGTGCCAGGAGGCGATCGCCGACGCGCTGTACCCGATGATCGAAAACGTCCTCGACGAACTCGACCACTGGTTCACCACGCCGCGGCCACCGGCGACAACGTGA
- a CDS encoding putative baseplate assembly protein, protein MALPAPNLDDRRFQDLVDEAKRFVQRRCPEWTDHNVSDPGVTLIETFAFMTEQLTYRLNRVPDRLYVKFLELLGLRMLPPTPATVPVTFWLTAPARSRMVLRTGTKVSTTRTETEEPTVFATLRDLTVVPARLGAVRRLRTGKVSTEDLTPSVELGQEFAAFSDPPVLGDALLVGFAEPVPGCAVRLDFDGRTEGIGVNPKHPPLVWEAWSAQDWRECRVSTDETGGLNRPGRIVVHVPDGHETSAIGEQRAAWLRVRVIEPLPGQAAYSSSPVIRTLVASTVGATVPAMHGEIIEGEELGLAEGVPGQRFSLSRVPVLAGRNPSSLEVGEDGAWREWTPVEHFAASTADDRHYLLDPVSGEVEFGPAVRQEDGTLRQYGAVPQRGAPVRMRRYHSGGGGQGNVAVRAVNTLRASIPFIAGVENLEPAQGGVDGETLEQAKRRGPIMLRTRSRAVTAEDYEAIAREAAPEVARIHCLTAGEDDVPHGAVKVMVVPAASATGHRLEFADLVPAEDTLRRVADRLEEMRLVGTRVLVEPPRYRGITVVARLVARTRLDTEEIRRRALDELYAFLNPLTGGPERTGWPFSRRVVRGELFALLQSVQGVDVVEDVRVYGANPVTGERGSEADRVPVGAGGLVFSFDHQVRVEKS, encoded by the coding sequence ATGGCCCTGCCCGCACCGAATCTCGACGACCGCCGCTTCCAGGACCTGGTGGACGAGGCGAAGCGGTTCGTGCAGCGCCGCTGTCCGGAGTGGACGGACCACAACGTCTCCGACCCCGGCGTGACGCTCATCGAGACCTTCGCCTTCATGACCGAGCAGCTGACCTACCGGCTCAACCGGGTGCCCGACCGGCTCTACGTGAAGTTCCTCGAGCTGCTCGGGCTGCGCATGCTGCCGCCCACCCCGGCGACGGTCCCGGTCACCTTCTGGCTGACCGCCCCCGCGCGCAGCCGGATGGTGCTGCGCACCGGCACGAAGGTCTCCACCACCCGCACCGAAACCGAGGAACCGACGGTCTTCGCGACCCTGCGCGACCTGACCGTGGTGCCCGCCCGGCTCGGCGCGGTGCGGCGGCTGCGCACGGGCAAGGTGTCCACGGAGGACTTGACGCCGTCGGTCGAGCTGGGCCAGGAGTTCGCCGCTTTCTCCGACCCGCCCGTGCTCGGCGACGCGCTGCTGGTCGGGTTCGCCGAACCGGTGCCGGGCTGCGCCGTGCGGCTGGACTTCGACGGGCGGACCGAGGGCATCGGCGTCAACCCGAAGCACCCGCCACTGGTGTGGGAGGCGTGGTCGGCGCAGGACTGGCGGGAGTGCCGGGTCAGCACCGACGAGACGGGCGGGCTCAACCGGCCCGGGCGGATCGTCGTGCACGTGCCCGACGGGCACGAGACCAGCGCCATCGGCGAGCAGCGCGCCGCCTGGCTGCGGGTGCGGGTGATCGAGCCGCTGCCCGGCCAGGCCGCCTACAGCTCCTCGCCGGTGATCCGCACCCTGGTGGCCAGCACCGTCGGGGCGACCGTGCCGGCGATGCACGGCGAGATCATCGAAGGCGAGGAACTGGGGCTCGCCGAAGGCGTTCCCGGGCAACGGTTTTCGCTCAGCCGGGTGCCGGTGCTCGCCGGGCGGAACCCGTCGTCGCTCGAAGTGGGCGAGGACGGCGCCTGGCGCGAGTGGACGCCGGTGGAGCACTTCGCGGCCAGCACCGCCGACGACCGGCACTACCTGCTGGACCCGGTGTCCGGGGAGGTCGAGTTCGGCCCGGCCGTGCGGCAGGAGGACGGGACCCTGCGCCAGTACGGGGCCGTCCCGCAACGCGGCGCGCCGGTGCGGATGCGCCGCTACCACAGCGGCGGCGGTGGCCAGGGCAACGTCGCCGTGCGGGCCGTCAACACGCTGCGCGCGTCGATCCCGTTCATCGCCGGGGTGGAGAACCTCGAACCCGCCCAGGGCGGGGTGGACGGGGAGACGCTGGAGCAGGCCAAGCGGCGCGGGCCGATCATGCTGCGCACGCGCAGCCGCGCCGTCACCGCCGAGGACTACGAGGCCATCGCCCGCGAAGCCGCGCCGGAGGTCGCGCGGATCCACTGCCTGACCGCCGGCGAGGACGACGTCCCGCACGGCGCGGTGAAGGTGATGGTGGTGCCCGCGGCGTCGGCCACCGGCCACCGGCTCGAGTTCGCCGACCTCGTGCCCGCCGAGGACACCCTGCGGCGCGTCGCCGACCGGCTGGAGGAGATGCGCCTGGTCGGCACGCGGGTGCTCGTGGAGCCCCCGCGCTACCGCGGCATCACCGTCGTCGCCCGGCTGGTGGCCCGGACCCGGCTCGACACCGAGGAGATCCGCCGTCGCGCGCTGGACGAGCTCTACGCGTTCCTCAACCCGCTGACCGGCGGGCCCGAGCGCACCGGCTGGCCGTTCAGCAGGCGCGTCGTCCGCGGTGAGCTGTTCGCGCTGCTGCAGTCGGTGCAGGGCGTCGACGTCGTCGAGGACGTGCGGGTCTACGGCGCCAACCCGGTCACCGGCGAGCGCGGCTCGGAAGCCGATCGCGTCCCGGTCGGCGCGGGCGGGCTGGTGTTCTCGTTCGACCACCAGGTCCGGGTGGAGAAGTCCTGA
- a CDS encoding phage tail protein, which produces MLNPLQPVKQTIPYIPYFNEGPANAKVTIGLAMRFKVLVDGLAGGTLDLGQWSSCKGLRADYNPRRFRAHGNAGYEHILPGGLSYPVIQLERAMDPVSSAALQKWLKAQAAQLYGEPGSVTPAGTTAHIVLMDRAGAPVASWDLRAARPSAWVGPTLNAFDSKVAIETLELVHEGFL; this is translated from the coding sequence GTGCTGAACCCGTTGCAGCCGGTCAAGCAGACCATCCCGTACATCCCGTACTTCAACGAGGGCCCGGCCAACGCCAAGGTCACCATCGGCCTGGCCATGCGCTTCAAGGTGCTGGTGGACGGCCTCGCCGGCGGCACGCTGGACCTGGGGCAGTGGTCCTCCTGCAAGGGCCTGCGCGCGGACTACAACCCCCGCCGGTTCCGTGCGCACGGCAACGCCGGCTACGAGCACATCCTGCCCGGCGGGCTGTCGTACCCGGTGATCCAGCTGGAACGGGCCATGGACCCGGTCAGCTCCGCCGCCCTGCAGAAGTGGCTCAAGGCGCAGGCCGCGCAGCTCTACGGCGAGCCGGGCTCGGTCACGCCCGCCGGCACCACCGCGCACATCGTCCTGATGGACCGCGCCGGAGCGCCGGTGGCGTCGTGGGACCTGCGCGCCGCGCGGCCCTCGGCGTGGGTGGGTCCGACGCTCAACGCCTTCGACAGCAAGGTCGCGATCGAGACCCTCGAGCTCGTCCACGAAGGGTTCCTGTGA
- a CDS encoding phage baseplate assembly protein V — translation MTDPMSVPEEPPPTRNRPTVRPIVTVDSTPLTALAASRLARVVVDCDLTLPGMFELTFLDNDGRTLDDAGIVVGSVVAVTGSGTDDGVHNIGRLVVGEVTAIEAQLRELTAHTVVRGYTAEHRLQRATRSRTFLNSTDSDVATQLAAEAGLPAGGVVATTTTHPYLAQVNQTDWDFLLDRAAEIGYEAGMSDGVFHFRPATSVSRPVAAAPEPVTFPDDLLDFRPRVTAGNLTPDVEVRAWDPLRMVAIAQQATTPGGSGDTPNSLGTKFSPAGSGPAGKLGGVVSKVLGQVAEQADNPATLAKAVGDPAGSAKNLLGGMGAAVLGGLNMASLGPAPSPTARITVDRPFGTGEQEFTAAPGMAAALGTEAGSTFAEAEGEAVGDPMIQPGVLLEVRGVPRPFGGNWLVSRAQHIFDDRDRGYRTVFSAHGRQDRSMLGLTSLGRAVRQRPRLDGVVCGVVSNTLDPLGKARIKVALPWLAPDFETDWAPAVQFVAGQRGGALFLPEVGDEVMLAFELGDPRRPYVLGGLVNNLTTWKLSTPPAQTLSLSAGGGMGGGMGNPMMGGGGMALGAAVGAAEGAMAADGQDGMGGSVQTPGMVGEVIQRGFVSSTGNCLMFTDQPLPGVTMAEEALQSEPGAAEAVGAASGALSGALGSSGGGGGGGAGAPVMGTGSALGALSSSVTVGTQNGAVALTMDQVNSAVSLTCTPVLGVSKSPLPQMTLAATDGVVIVSAGPAGTVEIDGGTMLTLKATTALNIAAPVVTVNGIPLPI, via the coding sequence ATGACCGACCCGATGTCCGTGCCGGAGGAACCGCCGCCCACCCGCAACCGCCCGACCGTGCGCCCGATCGTGACGGTGGACTCCACCCCGCTGACCGCGCTCGCGGCGTCGCGGCTGGCGCGCGTGGTCGTCGACTGCGACCTGACGCTGCCGGGGATGTTCGAACTCACCTTCCTCGACAACGACGGCCGGACGCTCGACGACGCCGGCATCGTCGTGGGCAGCGTGGTCGCGGTGACCGGTTCGGGCACCGACGACGGCGTGCACAACATCGGCAGGCTCGTCGTCGGCGAGGTGACCGCGATCGAAGCGCAGCTGCGGGAGCTGACCGCCCACACCGTCGTCCGCGGCTACACCGCCGAGCACCGGCTGCAGCGCGCCACCCGCAGCCGCACCTTCCTCAACAGCACCGATTCCGACGTCGCGACGCAGCTGGCGGCGGAGGCCGGGCTGCCGGCCGGCGGGGTCGTCGCGACCACGACCACCCACCCCTACCTGGCGCAGGTGAACCAGACCGACTGGGACTTCCTGCTCGACCGCGCCGCCGAGATCGGCTACGAGGCCGGGATGAGCGACGGGGTCTTCCACTTCCGGCCGGCCACGTCGGTGAGCCGCCCGGTCGCCGCGGCGCCCGAGCCGGTGACCTTCCCCGACGACCTGCTGGACTTCCGTCCCCGGGTCACCGCGGGCAACCTGACCCCGGACGTCGAGGTCCGCGCGTGGGACCCGCTGCGGATGGTCGCGATCGCCCAGCAGGCCACCACGCCCGGCGGCAGCGGTGACACGCCGAACTCGCTGGGCACCAAGTTCTCCCCGGCCGGCAGCGGTCCCGCCGGCAAGCTCGGCGGCGTCGTGTCGAAAGTGCTCGGCCAGGTCGCGGAGCAGGCCGACAACCCGGCCACCCTCGCGAAGGCGGTCGGCGACCCGGCCGGCAGCGCGAAGAACCTGCTCGGCGGGATGGGCGCGGCCGTGCTCGGCGGGCTGAACATGGCTTCGCTGGGCCCGGCGCCGAGCCCGACCGCGCGGATCACCGTCGACCGGCCCTTCGGCACCGGCGAGCAGGAGTTCACCGCGGCCCCGGGCATGGCCGCCGCGCTGGGAACCGAGGCCGGGTCCACCTTCGCCGAGGCCGAGGGCGAGGCCGTCGGCGATCCGATGATCCAGCCCGGCGTGCTGCTGGAGGTCCGCGGGGTGCCGCGGCCGTTCGGCGGGAACTGGCTGGTGTCGCGGGCCCAGCACATCTTCGACGACCGCGACCGCGGCTACCGCACGGTGTTCTCCGCCCACGGCAGGCAGGACCGGTCCATGCTGGGCCTGACCTCGCTCGGGCGGGCCGTGCGGCAGCGGCCGCGGCTCGACGGCGTGGTCTGCGGCGTCGTCAGCAACACCCTCGACCCGCTGGGCAAGGCGCGGATCAAGGTGGCCCTGCCGTGGCTGGCGCCGGACTTCGAGACCGACTGGGCACCCGCGGTGCAGTTCGTCGCGGGCCAGCGCGGCGGCGCGCTGTTCCTGCCCGAGGTCGGCGACGAGGTGATGCTGGCCTTCGAGCTCGGCGACCCCCGGCGGCCGTACGTGCTCGGCGGGCTGGTCAACAACCTGACCACGTGGAAACTGAGCACCCCGCCGGCCCAGACGCTGAGCCTGTCCGCCGGTGGCGGCATGGGCGGCGGCATGGGCAACCCGATGATGGGTGGCGGCGGGATGGCGCTCGGGGCCGCGGTCGGCGCCGCCGAAGGCGCGATGGCCGCCGACGGGCAGGACGGCATGGGCGGCTCGGTGCAGACCCCGGGCATGGTCGGCGAGGTGATCCAGCGCGGGTTCGTCTCCAGCACCGGCAACTGCCTGATGTTCACCGACCAGCCGCTGCCCGGGGTGACCATGGCGGAGGAAGCCCTGCAGTCGGAGCCGGGCGCCGCCGAAGCGGTCGGTGCGGCCAGTGGCGCGCTTTCGGGCGCGCTCGGCTCGTCGGGTGGCGGAGGTGGCGGCGGTGCGGGCGCTCCCGTCATGGGCACCGGTAGCGCGCTCGGGGCGTTGTCGTCGTCGGTCACCGTGGGCACCCAGAACGGCGCCGTCGCGCTCACCATGGACCAGGTCAACTCCGCGGTCAGCCTGACCTGCACCCCGGTCCTCGGCGTGAGCAAGTCGCCGCTGCCGCAGATGACGCTGGCCGCGACGGACGGCGTGGTCATCGTCTCCGCCGGTCCGGCCGGGACCGTCGAGATCGACGGCGGCACGATGCTCACCCTCAAGGCCACCACCGCGCTGAACATCGCCGCGCCGGTGGTCACCGTCAACGGCATCCCCCTCCCGATCTGA
- a CDS encoding GPW/gp25 family protein yields the protein MRTDFVGRGWSFPLDVDTGGRIAMAGGAAKLEQAMRIVLGTHPGERPFRPEFGCPLRDYVFSGAGPDVLAAIAGEVRRSLRRWEPRVVPADIQVFPHPDDESVLLIDIAYVVKGENDPRNLVFPFYTIPENGSD from the coding sequence ATGCGCACCGATTTCGTCGGCCGGGGCTGGTCGTTCCCGCTCGACGTCGACACCGGCGGCCGGATCGCCATGGCGGGCGGGGCCGCCAAGCTGGAGCAGGCCATGCGGATCGTGCTCGGCACCCACCCCGGCGAACGCCCGTTCCGTCCGGAGTTCGGCTGCCCGCTGCGCGACTACGTCTTCAGCGGCGCCGGCCCGGACGTGCTGGCCGCCATCGCCGGCGAGGTGCGGCGTTCGCTGCGGCGCTGGGAGCCGCGGGTGGTGCCCGCCGACATCCAGGTCTTTCCGCACCCCGACGACGAAAGCGTGCTGCTCATCGACATCGCCTACGTCGTCAAGGGCGAGAACGACCCCCGCAACCTGGTGTTCCCCTTCTACACCATCCCCGAGAACGGGAGTGACTAG
- a CDS encoding phage tail protein produces the protein MRAGIAELATPHPLIGLLPSIFADDPFAVRWTEGFDQVLAPVIGTVDCLGAYVDPLLAPEDFTRWLAGWFGVLLDENWSMAAQRAVIAEAVALYRMRGTMAGLRRHLELVVDGEVRIEESGGVSWSVRPRPEPPTDVEHWVRVIVTPAPGSPTSKAAVEAVIRAAKPVGVLHSVEVIEP, from the coding sequence ATGCGCGCCGGAATCGCCGAGCTGGCCACCCCGCACCCGCTGATCGGCCTGCTGCCGTCGATCTTCGCCGACGACCCGTTCGCGGTGCGCTGGACCGAGGGCTTCGACCAGGTGCTCGCGCCGGTGATCGGCACGGTGGACTGCCTGGGCGCGTACGTGGACCCGTTGCTGGCACCGGAGGACTTCACCCGCTGGCTGGCCGGCTGGTTCGGCGTGCTGCTGGACGAGAACTGGTCGATGGCCGCGCAGCGGGCGGTGATCGCCGAGGCGGTCGCGCTGTACCGGATGCGCGGCACGATGGCCGGGCTGCGCCGGCACCTGGAGCTGGTGGTGGACGGCGAGGTGCGCATCGAGGAGAGCGGCGGCGTGTCGTGGTCGGTGCGGCCCCGGCCCGAGCCGCCCACCGACGTCGAGCACTGGGTGCGGGTGATCGTGACTCCCGCGCCGGGGTCCCCGACCTCGAAAGCCGCCGTCGAGGCGGTCATCCGGGCCGCGAAACCCGTGGGAGTACTGCACAGCGTGGAGGTGATCGAGCCGTGA